The Deinococcus sonorensis KR-87 genome includes a window with the following:
- a CDS encoding ABC transporter substrate-binding protein yields MKRTAVLTLGLALLGTLGNTLAQKTTLTIESWRNDDLKIWRDSIIPAFEKKYPNIHVNFQPLAPTEYNAVLDTKLKGGTAGDLITCRPFDKSLELYKAKQLDSLNDLPGIKNFDAVAKAAWSTDDGKTTFCVPMASVIHGFLYDKAVFKELGLKEPKTEAEFLALLNKVKAGGKYAPLVMGTKDQWESATMGYQNIGPTVWRGETGRKGLISGSAQYNKGGFLAAFQSLAKWKPFLPQGYQALAYPDAQNLFAQGRGAVYPAGSWDIGTFRGMNPKLDLGAFPPYSIAGQKCVIDDHPDIGMGINSASKNKEAARTFLNWVASDEFAQLYANALPGFFPLANVKYTVKDPVAQQFLSWRSQCGKSFRSSYQILSRNDNPNNENDLWNASAQLLNGTLTPQAAADLVQKNLASWYAPQKGK; encoded by the coding sequence ATGAAACGCACCGCTGTTCTGACGCTTGGCCTGGCGCTGCTGGGCACACTGGGCAACACCCTGGCGCAGAAGACCACGCTGACCATCGAGAGCTGGCGCAACGACGATCTGAAGATCTGGCGCGACAGCATCATCCCGGCCTTCGAGAAGAAGTACCCGAACATCCACGTGAACTTCCAGCCGCTGGCCCCCACCGAGTACAACGCGGTGCTGGACACCAAGCTCAAGGGCGGCACCGCCGGCGACTTGATCACCTGCCGCCCCTTCGACAAGAGCCTGGAACTGTACAAGGCCAAGCAGCTCGACAGCCTGAACGACCTGCCGGGCATCAAGAACTTCGATGCGGTGGCCAAGGCCGCCTGGAGCACCGACGACGGCAAGACCACCTTCTGCGTGCCGATGGCCTCGGTGATCCACGGCTTCCTGTACGACAAGGCGGTGTTCAAGGAGCTGGGCCTCAAGGAGCCCAAGACCGAGGCCGAGTTCCTGGCGCTGCTGAACAAGGTCAAGGCCGGCGGCAAGTACGCGCCGCTGGTGATGGGCACCAAGGACCAGTGGGAGTCCGCCACCATGGGCTACCAGAACATCGGCCCGACGGTGTGGCGCGGCGAGACCGGCCGCAAGGGCCTGATCTCCGGCTCCGCCCAGTACAACAAGGGTGGCTTCCTGGCGGCCTTCCAGTCGCTGGCCAAGTGGAAGCCGTTCCTGCCGCAGGGCTATCAGGCGCTGGCCTACCCCGACGCGCAGAACCTGTTCGCGCAGGGGCGCGGCGCGGTGTATCCGGCCGGATCCTGGGACATCGGCACCTTCCGGGGCATGAATCCCAAGCTGGACCTGGGCGCCTTCCCGCCGTACAGCATCGCGGGCCAGAAGTGCGTCATCGATGATCATCCGGACATCGGCATGGGCATCAACAGCGCCAGCAAGAACAAGGAGGCCGCCCGCACCTTCCTGAACTGGGTGGCCAGCGACGAGTTCGCGCAGCTGTACGCCAACGCGCTGCCCGGCTTCTTCCCGCTGGCCAACGTCAAGTACACGGTCAAGGACCCGGTGGCGCAGCAGTTCCTGAGCTGGCGCAGCCAGTGCGGCAAGAGCTTCCGCAGCAGCTATCAGATCCTGTCGCGCAACGACAACCCGAACAATGAGAACGACCTGTGGAACGCCAGCGCCCAGCTGCTCAACGGCACCCTGACCCCTCAGGCCGCCGCCGATCTGGTGCAGAAGAACCTGGCCTCCTGGTACGCGCCTCAGAAAGGCAAGTAA
- a CDS encoding carbohydrate ABC transporter permease: protein MRKPFPLHLVVFLAPALLIYTALMIYPILASLWLSLNTVASDGRQVFAGVSNYARLFHSEVYAGPFWNALRNNAVFFVIHMLVQNPVGLALAVLLASRVRGSNIYRTILFTPTILSVVIVGFAWKLILNPAWGVQHSLLAPLGLERLDLPWLGLEGTALPALSLISVWQNVGIPMILFLAALIRIPEELYEAAALDGAGAWTTFRRIQLPLIVPTVGIVGVLTFVGNFNAFDLIYATQGALAGPNFASDLLGTLFYRTYFGYQLQAGNPYMGAAVAGAMLLVILIGVLAYLLLWQRRVQEVQF, encoded by the coding sequence ATGCGTAAGCCCTTCCCCCTCCACCTGGTGGTCTTTCTGGCCCCGGCCCTCCTGATCTACACCGCGCTGATGATCTACCCGATCCTGGCCTCGCTATGGCTGTCCCTGAACACCGTCGCCAGCGATGGACGACAGGTGTTCGCCGGGGTGAGCAACTACGCCCGGCTGTTTCACAGCGAGGTGTACGCCGGACCGTTCTGGAACGCCCTCCGGAACAACGCGGTCTTTTTCGTGATTCACATGCTGGTGCAGAATCCGGTGGGGCTGGCCCTGGCGGTGCTGCTGGCCAGCCGGGTGCGCGGCTCGAACATCTACCGCACCATCCTGTTCACGCCCACCATCCTGTCGGTGGTGATCGTGGGGTTCGCCTGGAAACTGATCCTGAATCCGGCCTGGGGCGTGCAGCACAGCCTGCTGGCGCCGCTGGGCCTGGAGCGCCTGGACCTCCCCTGGCTGGGGCTGGAGGGCACGGCGCTGCCGGCCCTGTCGCTGATCTCGGTGTGGCAGAACGTGGGCATCCCGATGATCCTGTTCCTGGCCGCGCTGATCCGCATTCCCGAGGAACTGTACGAGGCCGCCGCGCTGGACGGCGCCGGCGCGTGGACTACTTTCCGGCGCATTCAGCTGCCGCTGATCGTGCCCACCGTGGGCATCGTGGGGGTGCTGACCTTCGTGGGGAACTTCAACGCCTTTGACCTGATCTACGCCACCCAGGGCGCGCTGGCCGGCCCGAACTTCGCCTCGGACCTGCTGGGCACGCTGTTCTACCGCACCTATTTCGGGTACCAGTTGCAGGCCGGGAACCCGTACATGGGCGCGGCGGTGGCGGGGGCCATGCTGCTGGTGATCCTGATCGGGGTGCTGGCTTACCTGCTGCTGTGGCAGCGGCGGGTGCAGGAGGTGCAGTTCTGA
- a CDS encoding carbohydrate ABC transporter permease — MRRPPVQALLIHLALLLYCVLALFPILMVVVNSFKERLTIFSQPFALPTPTTFTLDGYRTLTDGANFPAYFLHSLLVTVAALFLIVLVSSMAAFALSEYRFRLNTLTALYLSVGIMVPIRLGTVGILDLMVRFHLVNTLWSLILVYTAQGIPLAVFVLSAFMRQLPRDLKEAARIDGASEYRIYALILPLVRPAIGAVLAISMIPVWNDLWFPLILAPGEGTKTIVLGASVFLGQFVNDYNAVLAALTLAIVPAVILYALFSRQLVSGLTSGALK; from the coding sequence ATGCGGCGGCCCCCTGTGCAGGCCCTGCTGATTCATCTGGCGCTGCTGCTGTACTGCGTGCTGGCCCTGTTCCCGATCCTGATGGTGGTGGTGAACAGCTTCAAGGAGCGCCTGACCATCTTCAGCCAGCCGTTCGCCCTGCCCACCCCCACCACCTTCACGCTGGACGGGTACCGCACCCTCACCGACGGCGCCAACTTTCCCGCCTACTTCCTGCACAGCCTGCTGGTGACGGTGGCTGCCCTGTTCCTGATCGTGCTGGTGAGCAGCATGGCCGCCTTCGCGCTCTCGGAGTACCGCTTCCGGCTGAACACCCTGACCGCGCTGTACCTCAGCGTGGGCATCATGGTTCCGATCCGGCTCGGGACGGTGGGCATCCTGGACCTGATGGTGCGCTTCCATCTGGTCAACACGCTCTGGAGCCTGATCCTGGTGTACACGGCCCAGGGCATTCCGCTGGCGGTGTTCGTGCTGTCGGCCTTTATGCGCCAGCTTCCGCGCGACCTCAAGGAGGCCGCCCGCATTGACGGCGCCAGCGAGTACCGCATCTACGCCCTGATCCTGCCGCTGGTCCGGCCCGCCATCGGCGCGGTGCTGGCCATCAGCATGATTCCGGTCTGGAACGACCTGTGGTTCCCGCTGATCCTGGCGCCCGGCGAAGGCACCAAGACCATCGTGCTGGGGGCCAGCGTGTTCCTGGGTCAGTTCGTGAACGATTACAACGCGGTGCTGGCCGCGCTCACGCTGGCCATCGTGCCGGCGGTCATTCTGTACGCCCTGTTCTCGCGCCAGCTGGTCAGCGGCCTGACCTCGGGGGCGCTCAAGTGA
- a CDS encoding Gfo/Idh/MocA family protein has protein sequence MTRLGLVGAGYMAHTHAAALRSLGAEVVGVCATDAAAAERLAQQHQLQLYRTLDELLEAVDVVDLCTPTDTHEALTVRAARAGRHVICEKPIALSPESGERMIAACEAAGVRLFIALVLRFFPQYRAAHEQVAAGAIGRPELLRLMRTTAPPAFGGDWYFDPERSGGALLDLLIHDLDYARWVAGDVRQVYALTRQQGQRSYAQVMLSHHSGALSLVEGGWAYPDGLFRTSLDLSGDGGVIEWNSDAPPPLRVFEPPGAPELAALPALNPAQDPYAAELAHALHCLEYGLPFEVTPQDALAALRLSLAARESVRTGQAVTL, from the coding sequence GTGACCCGGCTGGGCCTGGTGGGGGCCGGGTACATGGCACACACACACGCGGCGGCGCTGCGCTCGCTGGGCGCCGAGGTGGTGGGCGTGTGTGCCACCGACGCGGCCGCGGCGGAGCGGCTGGCCCAGCAGCACCAGCTGCAGCTGTACCGCACCCTGGACGAGCTGCTGGAGGCGGTGGACGTGGTGGACCTGTGTACCCCCACCGACACCCACGAGGCCCTGACCGTGCGTGCCGCCCGGGCCGGGCGGCATGTGATCTGCGAGAAGCCCATCGCGCTCAGCCCGGAGAGCGGCGAGCGGATGATCGCGGCCTGCGAGGCCGCAGGCGTGCGGCTGTTCATCGCGCTGGTGCTGCGCTTCTTCCCGCAGTACCGCGCCGCGCACGAGCAGGTGGCAGCCGGGGCCATCGGGCGGCCGGAACTGCTGCGCCTGATGCGGACCACCGCCCCGCCCGCCTTCGGCGGCGACTGGTACTTCGACCCGGAGCGTAGCGGCGGCGCGCTGCTGGACCTGCTGATTCACGACCTGGACTACGCGCGCTGGGTGGCGGGTGACGTGCGGCAGGTGTACGCCCTCACCCGCCAGCAGGGGCAGCGCAGCTATGCCCAGGTGATGCTCAGCCACCATTCCGGGGCGCTGTCGCTGGTGGAGGGCGGCTGGGCCTACCCGGACGGCCTGTTCCGCACCAGCCTGGACCTGAGCGGCGACGGCGGCGTGATCGAGTGGAACAGCGACGCCCCGCCCCCGCTGCGGGTATTTGAGCCGCCGGGCGCGCCGGAACTGGCCGCGCTGCCGGCCCTGAACCCTGCCCAGGACCCCTACGCGGCCGAGCTGGCCCACGCGCTGCACTGTCTGGAGTACGGCCTGCCGTTCGAGGTGACGCCCCAGGACGCCCTGGCGGCGCTGCGGCTGTCGCTGGCGGCGCGTGAGAGCGTGCGCACCGGTCAGGCGGTGACGCTGTGA
- a CDS encoding Gfo/Idh/MocA family protein, whose translation MAHVHADGYAELLRRLPGVELVGFTEADPELAAAFGRTTGLPAFADPQALAGQVDGALICSENAARRALVETAAAAGVHVLCEKPLATTLQDAQAMQAACEAGGVRFMTAFPMRYAPPALALRARLQAGQLGPLLAVSGVNHSESPARHRAWFADPQAAGGGAVMDHVVHLADLLRWMQGQEIGRVFAQVRTRPSAPSDTHALLLLTLQDGLNASIDPSWSRPAGYPRWGHLRMEVVGERATAVMDAFAEHLTLYPAGEPGRPAWLNYGLDANLGMLQAFVAMVRGAPSPITWNDGYQAMRVALAAYASQQQGQPVLL comes from the coding sequence GTGGCGCACGTGCACGCGGACGGCTATGCCGAACTGTTGCGCCGGTTGCCGGGCGTCGAGCTGGTCGGCTTCACCGAAGCGGACCCGGAACTGGCCGCCGCCTTTGGCCGGACCACCGGCCTGCCGGCCTTCGCAGATCCGCAGGCGCTGGCCGGGCAGGTGGACGGGGCGCTGATCTGCAGCGAGAACGCAGCGCGGCGCGCCCTGGTCGAGACGGCCGCCGCCGCCGGGGTCCATGTGCTGTGCGAGAAGCCGCTGGCCACCACCCTGCAGGACGCGCAGGCCATGCAGGCGGCCTGCGAGGCGGGCGGCGTCCGCTTCATGACCGCCTTCCCGATGCGCTACGCGCCGCCGGCCCTGGCGCTGCGGGCCAGACTTCAGGCCGGGCAGCTGGGGCCGCTGCTGGCCGTGAGCGGGGTCAATCACAGCGAGTCTCCTGCCCGTCACCGTGCGTGGTTTGCCGATCCGCAGGCGGCCGGCGGCGGCGCGGTCATGGACCATGTGGTGCATCTGGCCGACCTGCTGCGTTGGATGCAGGGCCAGGAGATCGGCCGTGTGTTCGCCCAGGTACGCACCCGGCCCAGCGCCCCGAGTGACACCCATGCACTGCTGCTGCTGACGCTGCAGGACGGCCTGAACGCCAGCATTGACCCGTCGTGGAGCCGGCCGGCCGGCTACCCGCGCTGGGGCCACCTGCGGATGGAGGTGGTGGGCGAACGCGCCACGGCCGTGATGGACGCGTTCGCGGAGCACCTGACGCTCTATCCGGCGGGCGAGCCGGGACGTCCGGCGTGGCTGAATTATGGCCTGGACGCAAACCTGGGCATGCTGCAGGCCTTCGTGGCGATGGTGCGGGGCGCGCCCTCCCCCATCACCTGGAACGACGGCTATCAGGCGATGCGGGTGGCGCTGGCCGCCTACGCCTCGCAGCAGCAGGGCCAGCCGGTTCTGTTGTAG
- the ilvB gene encoding biosynthetic-type acetolactate synthase large subunit has product MTQQADMSGAKALWHTLAAHGIDTVFGYPGGAIMPVYDALTYYPDIRHILARHEQGAIHAAEGWAKATGQIGVCIATSGPGATNLVTGLADAMMDSVPLLAITGNVARHLIGTDAFQEADITGITLPITKHNYVVQDPDDLPRIVAEAIRIARSGRPGPVLVDIPKDVQLAAFGGELVAPHADPGRLAPDPQAIQAAVTLLQTAQRPVLMVGGGAQGAAAEITAFARAWQIPTVTTLMGLGAFPASDPLWLGMPGMHGSVAANRAISEADVLIGVGLRFDDRVTGRVKDFARHAQIIHVDLDAAEIGKIVRTQVSVRADAASAAQALSEAATPYVHPEWTAQIQTWKARDQQGSPTAWGAGSAVRQVVERLRPDDILSTDVGQHQMLAAQLARFEKPRRWITSGGLGTMGFGFPAAIGAALAEPQVTSVIIAGDGGFQMTAQELATLTKYRIQNVKICIINNSFLGMVRQWQELFHERRYSEVYLGDSNPDFLKLAGAYGIEGFRADSQDNLPAAIDAWLAHPGSALLEVVVPQEHGVFPMVPAGAALHEMIETEAEASQGGSK; this is encoded by the coding sequence ATGACCCAGCAGGCAGACATGAGCGGCGCCAAGGCCCTGTGGCACACCCTGGCCGCCCACGGCATCGACACCGTCTTCGGCTACCCCGGCGGCGCGATCATGCCGGTGTACGACGCGCTGACCTACTACCCGGACATCCGGCACATCCTGGCGCGGCACGAGCAGGGCGCCATCCACGCCGCCGAGGGCTGGGCCAAGGCCACCGGGCAGATCGGGGTGTGCATCGCCACCAGCGGCCCCGGCGCCACCAACCTGGTCACCGGGCTGGCCGACGCCATGATGGACAGCGTGCCGCTGCTGGCCATCACCGGCAACGTGGCCCGGCACCTGATCGGCACCGACGCCTTCCAGGAAGCGGACATCACCGGCATCACCCTGCCGATCACCAAGCACAATTACGTGGTGCAGGACCCGGATGACCTGCCGCGCATCGTGGCGGAGGCGATCCGCATCGCGCGCAGCGGGCGGCCCGGACCGGTGCTTGTGGACATTCCCAAGGACGTGCAGCTGGCGGCGTTCGGCGGCGAGCTGGTGGCTCCCCACGCCGACCCCGGCCGGCTGGCCCCGGACCCGCAGGCGATCCAGGCGGCGGTGACGCTGCTGCAGACGGCCCAGCGCCCGGTGCTGATGGTGGGCGGCGGCGCGCAGGGGGCGGCGGCGGAGATCACGGCTTTTGCGCGGGCGTGGCAGATCCCCACCGTCACCACCCTGATGGGCCTGGGCGCCTTCCCGGCCAGCGACCCGCTGTGGCTGGGCATGCCCGGCATGCACGGCAGCGTGGCCGCCAACCGCGCCATCAGCGAGGCCGACGTGCTGATCGGGGTGGGACTGCGCTTCGACGACCGGGTGACCGGCCGGGTCAAGGACTTCGCGCGGCACGCCCAGATCATTCATGTGGACCTGGATGCCGCCGAGATTGGCAAGATCGTGCGGACCCAGGTGTCGGTGCGTGCCGACGCGGCCAGTGCCGCCCAGGCGCTCAGCGAAGCCGCCACGCCCTACGTGCATCCGGAGTGGACCGCCCAGATCCAGACCTGGAAGGCCCGCGATCAGCAGGGCTCCCCCACCGCCTGGGGCGCTGGCTCGGCGGTGCGGCAGGTGGTGGAGCGGCTGCGCCCCGACGACATCCTGAGCACCGACGTGGGGCAGCACCAGATGCTGGCCGCCCAGCTGGCCCGCTTCGAGAAGCCGCGGCGCTGGATCACCTCCGGCGGCCTGGGCACCATGGGCTTCGGGTTCCCGGCGGCCATCGGCGCGGCGCTGGCCGAACCGCAGGTCACCAGCGTGATCATCGCCGGCGACGGCGGCTTCCAGATGACGGCGCAGGAACTCGCCACCCTGACCAAGTACCGCATCCAGAACGTCAAGATCTGCATCATCAACAACAGCTTCCTGGGCATGGTGCGGCAGTGGCAGGAGCTGTTCCACGAGCGGCGCTACAGCGAGGTGTACCTGGGCGACAGCAACCCGGACTTCCTGAAGCTGGCGGGCGCCTACGGCATTGAGGGCTTCCGCGCCGACAGCCAGGACAACCTGCCGGCCGCCATTGACGCGTGGCTGGCGCACCCCGGCAGTGCCCTGCTGGAGGTGGTGGTGCCACAGGAGCACGGCGTGTTCCCGATGGTGCCGGCCGGGGCCGCCCTGCACGAGATGATCGAGACCGAGGCCGAGGCGAGCCAGGGGGGCAGCAAATGA
- the ilvN gene encoding acetolactate synthase small subunit, with the protein MTGMEQDHLVSVIVRDEPRVLTRITALFGRRAYNIKSLSVGSTEHPGLSRMTFVVTGNRGIVEQAMKQLEKLIDVVHVIDHSLEKFVDRELLLVKVHITNDTRVEVRHIAEDFRARIVDVGRHALTFEVTGDEGKITAFIEQMRPFGILETMRTGRVALTRGSNADIPSHIYHDGETAALKSPTQTALLPREQDAQTVENLF; encoded by the coding sequence ATGACCGGCATGGAACAGGACCATCTGGTGAGCGTGATCGTGCGCGACGAGCCGCGGGTGCTGACCCGCATCACGGCGCTGTTCGGCCGCCGCGCCTACAACATCAAGAGCCTGTCGGTGGGCAGCACCGAGCACCCGGGGCTGAGCCGCATGACCTTCGTGGTGACCGGCAACCGGGGCATCGTGGAGCAGGCCATGAAGCAGCTGGAGAAGCTGATTGACGTGGTGCACGTCATCGACCACAGCCTGGAGAAGTTCGTGGACCGCGAGCTGCTGCTGGTCAAGGTCCACATCACCAACGACACGCGGGTGGAGGTGCGGCACATCGCCGAGGACTTCCGCGCCCGGATCGTGGACGTGGGGCGCCACGCCCTGACCTTCGAGGTGACCGGCGACGAGGGCAAGATCACGGCGTTTATTGAGCAGATGCGCCCCTTCGGGATTCTGGAGACGATGCGGACCGGCCGGGTGGCCCTGACACGCGGCAGCAACGCCGACATCCCCAGCCACATCTACCACGACGGCGAGACGGCGGCCCTGAAGTCCCCGACCCAGACCGCCCTGCTGCCGCGCGAGCAGGACGCCCAGACGGTCGAGAACCTCTTCTAG